A section of the Pseudanabaena mucicola str. Chao 1806 genome encodes:
- a CDS encoding DUF2997 domain-containing protein: protein METLEFIIYPNGRVEERVTGIVGSSCAEVTAEIEAKLGIVAHRELTSENFAQQQLTSQTTTQLDRVSDMDASRFSQW from the coding sequence ATGGAAACTCTGGAATTCATTATTTACCCAAATGGTCGGGTCGAAGAGCGTGTAACAGGCATTGTCGGTTCTAGTTGTGCTGAGGTGACAGCAGAGATCGAAGCAAAACTAGGAATAGTCGCTCATCGTGAGTTAACTTCCGAAAACTTTGCTCAGCAGCAACTTACATCTCAGACGACTACGCAACTCGATCGCGTGTCAGACATGGACGCTTCTAGATTTAGTCAGTGGTAG
- a CDS encoding DUF1257 domain-containing protein, with protein MSHFSQVKTQIRSLEPLQKALTDLGVNWKSGASPIRGHQGATTKAEVVIEQENGYDVGFQWNGSEYALVADMQFWQQPWTVESFLQKVTQRYAIATVISESSNQGFALAEQQVREDGSVRLVLQRWNG; from the coding sequence ATGTCGCATTTTAGCCAAGTAAAAACCCAAATCCGCAGTTTAGAACCACTCCAAAAGGCTCTAACTGATTTAGGAGTCAACTGGAAATCTGGAGCATCGCCCATACGCGGTCATCAAGGTGCTACAACCAAGGCTGAAGTAGTGATTGAGCAAGAAAATGGTTATGACGTTGGCTTCCAGTGGAATGGTTCTGAGTATGCTCTAGTTGCTGATATGCAATTTTGGCAACAGCCTTGGACTGTGGAAAGCTTCTTGCAAAAGGTCACTCAGCGCTATGCGATCGCCACAGTGATAAGCGAATCGAGCAACCAAGGATTTGCCCTTGCTGAGCAACAAGTCCGCGAAGATGGTTCAGTACGTTTAGTTCTTCAGCGTTGGAATGGATAA
- a CDS encoding ferredoxin produces the protein MDNYPVQTVEHTALSEVLEPDSIVRSGFEPELGGELRQNAVFVDETVCIGCGHCAHTASSTFFLEQEYGRARVIAQDGDDEDLVQEAIDTCPVDCIAWVSYNDINKLEEARKHQTIRNLGIIGDGSAARRSMNQQ, from the coding sequence ATGGATAATTATCCTGTTCAGACAGTAGAGCATACAGCCTTATCCGAGGTTTTAGAGCCAGATAGCATCGTGAGATCTGGCTTTGAGCCTGAACTTGGTGGTGAGTTGCGACAAAATGCAGTATTTGTCGATGAAACTGTATGTATCGGCTGTGGACATTGCGCCCATACAGCTAGTAGTACTTTCTTCTTGGAACAGGAATATGGACGTGCAAGGGTGATTGCACAAGATGGAGATGATGAAGACTTAGTACAGGAGGCGATCGATACTTGCCCAGTGGATTGTATCGCGTGGGTTAGCTACAACGACATCAACAAGCTAGAAGAAGCGAGAAAACATCAAACTATCAGAAATTTAGGAATTATTGGTGATGGCTCTGCGGCAAGACGTTCTATGAACCAACAATAA
- a CDS encoding RNA recognition motif domain-containing protein has product MSIYVGNLSYEVTEDDLKAVFAEYGKITRVHLPIDRESGRPRGFAFVEMTAETAEDAAIEALDEAEWMGRSLKVNKAKPRESSDSFGGGRGGFKGGGRPSGGGGRRY; this is encoded by the coding sequence ATGTCTATTTATGTAGGTAATCTCTCTTACGAGGTTACAGAAGATGATTTAAAAGCCGTATTTGCAGAATATGGCAAAATCACCCGTGTCCATTTACCTATCGACCGTGAGTCAGGTCGTCCACGCGGTTTTGCTTTTGTGGAAATGACAGCAGAAACCGCAGAAGATGCTGCTATTGAAGCACTTGATGAAGCAGAGTGGATGGGACGTTCACTTAAGGTGAATAAGGCTAAGCCTCGCGAAAGCTCTGACTCCTTTGGTGGTGGTCGAGGCGGATTTAAGGGCGGTGGTCGTCCTTCGGGTGGCGGCGGTCGTCGTTACTAA
- a CDS encoding DoxX family protein, whose protein sequence is MNNSVRFAASIGRLILSSDSAPISLTQASLLLLRVVLGTVMIHNGLDKIADIPSFAEAYVEAIGLPFPIFFAYCAAITELVASPLLALGFLTRPAALGLFTTMLVANYHHILVGGFSIPSIELSSIYAASFAFFTIYGGGKYAIDALFDNVLSKLLAGDATTPQTAKVKISSK, encoded by the coding sequence ATGAATAATTCGGTACGTTTTGCTGCTTCCATTGGTCGCCTCATCCTGAGTTCCGACTCTGCGCCCATTTCCTTAACCCAAGCCTCACTACTACTGCTCAGAGTGGTTCTTGGCACAGTAATGATCCATAACGGCTTAGATAAAATTGCCGATATTCCTAGTTTTGCAGAAGCTTATGTCGAAGCAATCGGTTTACCATTTCCGATCTTTTTTGCCTATTGTGCAGCAATTACGGAACTAGTGGCTTCACCTCTATTAGCTTTAGGCTTTTTGACACGACCTGCGGCTTTAGGATTGTTTACAACAATGCTGGTGGCAAATTATCACCATATTTTAGTTGGTGGATTCTCGATCCCGTCGATTGAGCTATCCTCGATTTATGCTGCATCTTTTGCCTTCTTCACTATTTATGGTGGTGGGAAATATGCGATCGATGCCTTATTTGACAATGTACTTAGCAAACTACTGGCTGGTGATGCCACTACTCCACAGACGGCTAAGGTCAAGATTTCCAGCAAGTAG
- the rseP gene encoding RIP metalloprotease RseP translates to MSALPAIAVLAILILVHELGHFMAARVQGIHVNRFSIGFGPVLWKYQGEQTEYALRAIPLGGYVGFPDDDEDSNIPPNDPNLMKNRPIIDRAIVISAGVIANFVFAYLVLLIMTLSVGIGTVDQPGVKITKILEPDAPAAVSGLRSGDIILAANGTKFDTSLTTLDRFQSLIAKNANQTVDLQVMRDGELRQVPILPDGIEGKGRIGVRLDFTGKPHRRAVHNIGEAIDNATQNFERLVLLTFQGLKQLATNFQNTASQLSGPVAIVAMGSELVKSDAAALFDFTAIISINLAIINILPLPALDGGQLVFLVIEALRGGKPLPEELQNNVMQGGLVILLGLGVVMIFKDSFNLLQQSGLSPL, encoded by the coding sequence ATGTCTGCATTGCCTGCAATTGCCGTACTTGCGATCTTGATATTGGTTCATGAACTCGGACACTTTATGGCAGCCCGTGTACAGGGCATTCATGTAAATCGATTTTCGATTGGGTTTGGTCCCGTGCTCTGGAAATATCAGGGCGAGCAAACAGAATACGCGCTGCGGGCAATTCCACTCGGTGGTTATGTGGGCTTTCCTGATGATGACGAAGATAGCAATATCCCGCCAAATGATCCTAACTTGATGAAAAATCGCCCCATTATTGATCGCGCGATCGTGATTAGTGCAGGGGTGATCGCTAATTTTGTCTTTGCCTATTTGGTTCTATTGATCATGACCCTGAGTGTTGGAATCGGTACGGTCGATCAGCCAGGAGTTAAAATCACGAAAATTCTCGAGCCAGATGCACCTGCGGCAGTTTCAGGATTACGTTCTGGCGATATTATTTTGGCGGCTAATGGGACAAAATTCGATACCAGCCTAACTACTTTGGATCGTTTTCAGTCATTAATTGCCAAAAATGCTAATCAAACCGTAGATTTACAAGTCATGCGTGATGGTGAATTGCGGCAAGTGCCAATTTTACCCGATGGGATTGAAGGTAAGGGCCGAATCGGAGTTAGACTAGATTTTACAGGTAAGCCTCATCGTCGTGCTGTACATAATATTGGCGAAGCAATCGATAATGCAACTCAAAATTTTGAGCGTCTAGTTTTACTAACGTTTCAAGGTTTAAAACAATTAGCAACCAATTTCCAAAATACGGCTTCGCAGTTGTCAGGTCCTGTAGCGATCGTGGCGATGGGTTCAGAACTAGTTAAATCCGATGCAGCCGCCCTATTTGATTTCACAGCAATTATCAGTATTAACCTCGCGATTATCAATATTTTGCCCCTACCAGCCCTTGATGGTGGTCAATTGGTATTTTTAGTGATTGAGGCTTTGCGTGGAGGTAAACCTCTTCCCGAAGAGTTACAAAATAATGTCATGCAGGGTGGCTTGGTAATTCTGTTGGGCTTAGGTGTAGTAATGATTTTCAAAGATTCGTTTAATTTGCTGCAACAGAGTGGGTTAAGTCCTTTGTAG
- the typA gene encoding translational GTPase TypA has product MSLLIRNVAIIAHVDHGKTTLVDALLKQSGAFREGEAVVDCVMDSNDLERERGITILSKNTAVKYKDTLINIVDTPGHADFGGEVERVLGMVEGCLLIVDANEGPMPQTRFVLKKALEKGLRPIVVINKIDRQFADPHKAVDKVLDLFIELGADDDQCDFPYLFASGMAGFAKEKLEDEGIDMQPLFESILHHVSPPVGNPEKPLQLQVTTLDYSEYLGRIVIGKIHNGTITTGQQAALITEDGMIVKSKISKLLGFDGLKRVELQSSSAGNIVAVAGFANANIGETITCPNEPQALPMIKVDEPTLQMTFCVNDSPFVGQEGKLVTTRQVRDRLLRELETNVALRVQEDPESPDRFAVSGRGELHLGILIETMRREGYEFQVTQPQVIYRELNGQKCEPYECLVLDVPEDAVGGCIERLGQRRAEMVDMQMSSGGRSQLEFVVPARGLIGFRGDFMRATRGSGIMNHSFLDYRPVAGEISARRNGVLISFEEGVATEYSLKNSEDRGVFFIKPGTKVYKSMIIGEHNRPQDLELNVCKSKQLTNMRAAGSDDLVQLQAPIEMSLERALEYIGPDEMLEVTPESIRLRKMNKKLARR; this is encoded by the coding sequence ATGTCTCTCCTCATTCGTAACGTTGCCATCATCGCCCACGTCGATCACGGCAAAACCACTTTAGTTGACGCACTCCTCAAACAGTCTGGTGCTTTCCGTGAAGGTGAAGCTGTCGTGGATTGTGTGATGGACTCCAACGATCTTGAGCGTGAGCGAGGCATCACTATTCTGTCAAAGAATACTGCCGTTAAATACAAAGACACCCTAATTAACATTGTTGATACCCCTGGACACGCAGACTTTGGTGGCGAAGTCGAGCGAGTCTTGGGCATGGTTGAAGGATGCCTATTAATTGTTGATGCGAACGAAGGTCCGATGCCTCAAACCCGTTTTGTGTTAAAAAAGGCTTTGGAAAAGGGCTTACGTCCAATTGTTGTCATTAATAAAATTGATCGCCAATTTGCAGACCCTCATAAAGCTGTAGACAAGGTTCTCGATCTATTCATCGAGCTTGGAGCCGATGATGATCAGTGCGACTTTCCTTATCTCTTCGCTTCAGGTATGGCTGGCTTTGCTAAGGAAAAGTTAGAAGATGAAGGCATTGATATGCAGCCCTTATTTGAATCCATCTTGCATCATGTCTCTCCACCCGTTGGCAATCCTGAAAAACCTTTGCAGTTGCAAGTTACCACCCTTGATTACTCAGAATATTTAGGTCGGATTGTGATCGGTAAGATTCATAATGGCACGATCACCACGGGGCAACAGGCGGCGCTCATTACTGAAGATGGCATGATTGTTAAATCCAAAATTAGTAAGCTCTTGGGGTTTGATGGACTCAAGCGTGTGGAATTGCAATCCTCTTCTGCAGGTAACATTGTGGCAGTGGCAGGTTTTGCTAATGCCAATATTGGTGAAACGATTACCTGTCCCAATGAACCGCAAGCTTTGCCAATGATTAAGGTGGACGAGCCAACTTTGCAGATGACCTTCTGTGTCAATGATTCTCCATTTGTGGGACAAGAGGGCAAACTGGTAACTACCCGTCAAGTACGCGATCGCCTATTGCGCGAACTAGAAACTAACGTGGCTTTGCGTGTGCAAGAAGATCCCGAATCGCCTGATCGTTTTGCAGTATCTGGACGTGGTGAGTTACACCTCGGTATTTTGATCGAAACCATGCGCCGTGAGGGTTATGAGTTCCAAGTTACTCAACCTCAGGTTATTTACCGTGAACTCAATGGTCAGAAGTGTGAGCCGTATGAATGTCTCGTCCTTGATGTGCCTGAAGATGCTGTTGGTGGTTGCATTGAACGTCTTGGTCAGCGTCGCGCCGAAATGGTAGATATGCAAATGTCCAGTGGTGGCCGCTCACAACTAGAGTTTGTTGTTCCAGCCCGTGGTTTGATTGGATTCCGTGGTGACTTTATGCGTGCAACTCGTGGCTCAGGCATCATGAATCATAGTTTCCTCGATTACCGCCCTGTTGCTGGTGAAATTAGCGCTCGTCGGAATGGTGTTCTAATTTCCTTTGAGGAGGGTGTAGCAACTGAATATTCTCTAAAGAATTCCGAAGATCGGGGTGTATTTTTTATTAAGCCTGGAACTAAGGTTTATAAGAGCATGATCATTGGTGAGCATAACCGCCCTCAAGATCTAGAACTCAATGTTTGCAAGTCTAAACAATTAACGAATATGCGAGCCGCAGGAAGTGATGACCTTGTGCAGTTACAAGCTCCTATTGAGATGAGTCTCGAACGCGCACTGGAATACATTGGTCCTGATGAAATGCTAGAGGTTACACCTGAATCTATCCGTTTACGCAAGATGAATAAAAAACTAGCTAGACGATAA
- a CDS encoding J domain-containing protein → MHLSECYRLLGIPRNATLEDIKVAYRRLARKYHPDVNQNDPAAADKFRLVQEAYKLLKDADKGNFDKELFSKNVATRSPSHTTPPPPPPKNYSKPPQPHPKIKIEVKQVSNKVDPISSNPELKLKLDMLRRVQDLLKQKKYVVAIAVVEGMNERFPNTPEVIHWQAVTYHRWSSELILNRKLHEAEIYLNKALTTDPKNRELAFEVNRDLERVKQLRNMK, encoded by the coding sequence ATGCACTTATCCGAATGCTATCGACTTTTAGGAATCCCCCGAAATGCAACCTTAGAAGATATTAAGGTTGCCTATCGTCGTTTAGCCCGTAAGTATCACCCTGATGTTAATCAGAATGATCCTGCTGCCGCCGATAAGTTTCGCCTTGTCCAAGAAGCTTACAAATTGCTCAAAGATGCCGATAAAGGTAATTTTGACAAAGAACTGTTTTCTAAAAACGTCGCTACGCGATCGCCATCTCACACGACTCCGCCACCGCCACCGCCCAAAAACTACAGTAAGCCACCTCAACCCCATCCCAAAATCAAAATTGAGGTGAAGCAGGTTAGCAACAAAGTCGATCCCATCAGTAGCAATCCAGAGTTAAAACTGAAGCTAGATATGTTGCGGCGGGTGCAGGATCTACTGAAGCAAAAAAAATATGTTGTGGCGATCGCAGTTGTGGAAGGAATGAATGAGAGATTTCCTAATACGCCAGAGGTCATCCATTGGCAAGCGGTAACTTACCATCGTTGGAGTAGTGAGTTAATTTTGAATAGGAAGTTACACGAGGCAGAAATCTATCTCAATAAAGCCCTAACCACCGATCCTAAAAATCGAGAATTAGCTTTTGAAGTGAATCGTGACTTAGAGAGAGTTAAACAACTAAGGAACATGAAATAA
- a CDS encoding cation:proton antiporter, with protein MTNSELLLELLLQLTVILSACKLVSYFGKRYLGQTEVVGEMLAGIMLGPSLFGMIAPNLQQWLFPKSPIIADATHLFPNPSMSILYTLSQVGLMIYMFLVGLDLDMNLLRNRAKSAGIVSIAGILVPFALGAIAAFGLHGKELFSSNITPWAAALYMGASMSITAFPMLARILHERGLIKTKLGTLVLAAGSLDDAIAWCLLALVLASIKSSINVAIIAIGGTLAYVIFMWFFGQRILRIFSYWTRRDGEVTIQTLTSVFIIMMVCAYYTDSIGVHAIFGAFVLGIVMPRGHFAESVHRHLEYLTTSLLVPIFFVFSGLNTQIGLLNSPHLWAITLLITLIAVLGKGLACTLAARYSGENWRNSMTVGALMNTRGMMELIILNIGLEQGVITPTLFTIMVIMAIITTVICSPLVTFLFHVP; from the coding sequence ATGACAAATTCAGAACTACTGCTTGAGCTATTGTTGCAATTGACCGTAATTTTGTCTGCTTGCAAGCTAGTATCTTACTTTGGAAAACGCTATTTAGGTCAGACTGAAGTTGTGGGAGAAATGTTAGCAGGGATTATGCTAGGACCTTCATTATTTGGCATGATTGCGCCCAATCTCCAGCAATGGCTATTTCCCAAAAGCCCAATTATTGCCGATGCAACTCATCTCTTCCCAAACCCCTCGATGTCTATTTTGTATACGCTCAGCCAAGTTGGACTGATGATTTATATGTTTTTGGTCGGTCTAGACCTCGACATGAATCTCTTACGCAATCGAGCAAAAAGTGCGGGAATTGTTTCGATCGCAGGAATTTTAGTGCCTTTTGCACTGGGGGCAATCGCTGCTTTTGGTTTGCATGGCAAGGAATTATTTAGTTCTAACATTACGCCTTGGGCTGCTGCATTGTATATGGGCGCTTCCATGTCGATTACTGCTTTTCCGATGTTGGCAAGAATTCTGCATGAACGAGGGCTGATCAAAACTAAACTCGGTACGCTGGTGTTAGCCGCAGGTTCCCTTGATGACGCGATCGCTTGGTGTTTGCTAGCGTTGGTGCTTGCCAGTATCAAAAGTTCCATTAATGTAGCAATTATTGCGATCGGTGGCACATTAGCCTATGTAATATTCATGTGGTTTTTCGGACAACGTATTCTTCGCATCTTTAGTTATTGGACAAGACGCGATGGCGAAGTAACGATTCAAACTTTAACCTCTGTATTTATCATCATGATGGTTTGCGCCTATTACACTGATTCTATAGGTGTTCATGCCATTTTTGGCGCATTTGTTCTAGGAATCGTCATGCCACGCGGTCATTTCGCCGAATCCGTCCATAGACATCTAGAATATCTCACCACCTCATTACTCGTGCCAATTTTCTTTGTATTTTCGGGGCTAAATACGCAAATAGGACTACTGAATTCTCCGCATTTATGGGCGATTACTTTGCTAATTACTCTAATTGCTGTACTAGGCAAAGGTTTAGCCTGTACCCTCGCAGCTAGATATTCAGGTGAAAATTGGCGTAATTCGATGACTGTGGGGGCTTTGATGAATACGCGGGGGATGATGGAATTAATTATTTTAAATATTGGTTTAGAGCAGGGGGTAATCACACCAACTCTATTTACGATCATGGTAATTATGGCGATCATTACCACAGTGATATGTTCACCACTAGTGACATTTTTATTTCATGTTCCTTAG
- a CDS encoding ATP-dependent Clp protease proteolytic subunit, which yields MPIGVPRVPYRYPGDSFTQWISIYERLSMERIIFLSGEVTDGMANSIIARLLYFDSEDQNKDIYMYINSPGGSVSAGLAIFDTMQHIKSDVTTICVGLAASMGSYLLMAGSKGKRYALPNARIMIHQPSGGTRGQASDIEIEAKEIIRIRHKLNEEYAKRTGQPLEKIERDMNRDYYMSSQEALEYGLIDRVLESTP from the coding sequence ATGCCTATCGGTGTTCCTAGAGTTCCCTATCGCTATCCTGGTGACTCCTTTACGCAGTGGATCAGCATCTACGAGCGTCTATCGATGGAGCGCATCATCTTTTTAAGTGGAGAAGTTACAGATGGCATGGCAAACTCGATCATTGCCCGTCTGCTCTACTTTGATTCCGAAGATCAAAACAAAGATATCTACATGTACATCAACTCCCCTGGTGGATCAGTTTCTGCTGGCTTGGCGATCTTTGACACCATGCAGCATATCAAGTCAGATGTTACCACTATTTGCGTTGGGCTTGCTGCTTCGATGGGTTCGTATCTACTGATGGCTGGCTCTAAGGGTAAGCGTTATGCTCTGCCTAATGCACGAATCATGATTCACCAGCCTTCAGGTGGTACAAGAGGTCAAGCTTCTGATATTGAGATTGAAGCAAAGGAAATTATTCGTATTCGTCATAAGTTGAATGAGGAATATGCGAAGCGCACGGGGCAGCCCCTCGAAAAGATTGAGCGGGACATGAACCGTGACTACTACATGTCTTCACAGGAAGCTCTGGAATATGGGCTGATTGATCGCGTTCTTGAGTCAACTCCATAA
- a CDS encoding ATP-dependent Clp protease proteolytic subunit, protein MDRPSRSVPRAAQAAYYGDSSYGRTPPPDLPSLLLKERIIYFGLPLVSPDEYKQQLGVDVTELLIAQLLYLQYEDPEKPIFLYINSTGTSWYTGDAIGFETEAFAICDTLNYIKPPVHTICLGQAMGTAAMILASGTKGFRASLPNASIVLHQARRQTRGQASDLQIQAKEVLTNREAMLRILSRTTGKSPEVLTKDMDRMFYMTPEQAKEYGIIDRVLESTKDLPKAIPALV, encoded by the coding sequence ATGGATCGACCTTCTCGCTCTGTTCCCCGCGCCGCACAAGCCGCCTACTACGGGGATTCGTCATACGGACGCACACCGCCGCCTGACTTACCTTCGCTATTGCTAAAAGAGCGGATTATTTACTTTGGGTTGCCTCTTGTATCACCCGACGAATACAAACAGCAGCTTGGTGTCGATGTTACAGAATTGCTCATCGCCCAACTCCTCTATTTGCAATACGAAGATCCTGAAAAACCGATTTTCCTATATATCAACTCCACGGGGACATCTTGGTACACAGGTGATGCGATCGGCTTTGAAACCGAAGCCTTTGCCATCTGTGACACACTCAACTATATCAAGCCGCCTGTCCATACCATTTGCCTCGGGCAAGCCATGGGAACAGCAGCGATGATCCTCGCCAGTGGCACTAAAGGTTTCCGTGCCAGCTTGCCCAATGCCAGCATCGTCCTGCACCAAGCCCGTCGTCAAACTAGAGGACAAGCCTCTGACCTCCAAATTCAGGCTAAGGAAGTCTTAACTAACCGCGAAGCGATGTTACGCATCCTATCGCGTACTACAGGTAAATCACCAGAAGTACTGACTAAAGATATGGATCGGATGTTTTACATGACTCCTGAGCAAGCCAAGGAATATGGCATCATTGATCGCGTTCTCGAAAGTACAAAGGACTTACCGAAAGCTATTCCTGCACTTGTTTAG
- the lptC gene encoding LPS export ABC transporter periplasmic protein LptC: MQLLSRRNIRLFAIIFSITALISGLGWFVFLRPEVTSLNKPAQVAGSSLQNITLTEFDADGKLIWEITSKQADYRQDRKIADVQEVKGKFYRNGEPLMEVTGDKGTIDQASKEISLEGNIKAIAVQEKIDMVADQMTWKSEQDLLKATGNIQINKPEDQIKMTGKELTAKPSINVYSLEDNVIVTSVKPPLEMKSEKVTWDAKRDRVFSEVPISVIQVKDKMQLFANKGDWNIQKKEVIFKGNIKAKDPKLDVDIEAEQAIWNLDKKLVSLPVAFKGVSKSRGIVVNAQKGEAQLQEERIKLTGQVSASFSSTQGVVNADQVEWLIPTKTITANGNINYRQPEKSLNVQGDRAVANLERQTVIVTGANVISTLNP, from the coding sequence ATGCAACTACTTAGCCGCCGTAATATCCGCCTGTTTGCCATCATCTTTTCTATAACAGCGCTGATTTCTGGACTAGGATGGTTTGTATTTTTGCGCCCTGAAGTCACAAGTTTAAATAAGCCTGCACAGGTTGCAGGATCGAGCCTCCAAAATATCACCCTCACTGAATTTGATGCCGATGGGAAACTAATTTGGGAAATAACTTCTAAACAAGCTGATTATCGTCAAGATCGCAAAATTGCTGATGTCCAAGAGGTCAAAGGAAAGTTTTATCGCAATGGGGAACCTCTAATGGAAGTAACGGGTGATAAGGGAACGATCGATCAAGCTTCTAAGGAAATTTCTCTAGAAGGCAATATCAAAGCGATCGCTGTGCAAGAAAAAATTGATATGGTTGCCGATCAAATGACTTGGAAATCAGAGCAGGATTTACTAAAAGCGACAGGCAATATCCAGATCAACAAACCTGAAGATCAAATCAAAATGACGGGTAAGGAACTCACTGCTAAGCCTAGTATCAATGTTTATAGTCTTGAAGATAACGTCATAGTTACATCTGTTAAACCTCCATTGGAAATGAAAAGTGAGAAGGTGACTTGGGATGCCAAGCGCGATCGCGTTTTTTCCGAAGTACCAATTTCCGTCATTCAAGTTAAAGACAAAATGCAACTATTTGCGAACAAGGGAGATTGGAATATTCAGAAGAAAGAAGTTATTTTTAAGGGCAATATCAAAGCCAAAGATCCGAAATTAGATGTCGATATTGAAGCTGAACAAGCAATTTGGAATCTAGATAAAAAACTGGTTTCGTTGCCTGTTGCCTTTAAAGGAGTTAGCAAAAGTCGTGGCATAGTCGTTAATGCTCAAAAGGGAGAAGCGCAGCTACAGGAGGAGCGCATCAAACTCACAGGACAAGTATCTGCTAGTTTTAGCTCGACTCAAGGAGTTGTGAATGCCGATCAGGTTGAATGGCTAATCCCCACGAAAACAATTACGGCGAATGGCAATATTAACTATCGTCAGCCTGAAAAAAGTCTTAATGTCCAAGGCGATCGTGCTGTGGCGAATCTAGAACGGCAAACGGTAATAGTCACGGGAGCAAATGTGATTTCGACATTAAATCCTTAA
- the clpP gene encoding ATP-dependent Clp endopeptidase proteolytic subunit ClpP, with product MIPTVIEQSGRGERAFDIFSRLLRERIVFLGQQVDDSIANIIVAQLLFLEADDPEKDIFLYINSPGGSVTAGMAIYDTMQHIRPDVSTICVGLAASMGAFLLTGGAKGKRLSLPHTRIMIHQPLGGAQGQATDIEIQAKEILYHKNRLNELMAFHTGQPIERIAEDTDRDFFMAPDEAKAYGLIDEVVNQRPKFEVAA from the coding sequence ATGATCCCAACCGTAATCGAACAGTCTGGTCGTGGCGAAAGAGCCTTTGATATTTTTTCGCGCCTGCTGCGGGAGCGGATCGTATTTTTAGGGCAACAGGTTGACGACAGCATTGCCAACATCATTGTTGCTCAGTTGCTTTTCCTCGAAGCCGACGATCCCGAAAAAGATATTTTCTTGTATATCAACTCCCCTGGGGGATCTGTAACCGCAGGTATGGCAATTTACGATACGATGCAGCACATTCGTCCCGATGTTTCGACCATTTGTGTGGGGCTAGCGGCAAGTATGGGGGCTTTTCTGCTCACTGGTGGCGCAAAGGGCAAAAGATTATCTTTGCCCCATACCCGCATCATGATTCACCAACCCCTCGGTGGCGCACAGGGGCAAGCGACAGATATCGAAATTCAAGCTAAGGAAATTCTATATCACAAGAATCGTCTGAATGAGTTGATGGCTTTCCATACAGGTCAGCCGATTGAACGCATTGCTGAAGATACTGATCGCGATTTCTTCATGGCTCCTGATGAGGCAAAGGCTTACGGATTGATCGATGAAGTGGTTAACCAACGCCCAAAGTTTGAAGTTGCGGCATAG